The Cervus canadensis isolate Bull #8, Minnesota chromosome 21, ASM1932006v1, whole genome shotgun sequence genomic interval CCAACCTGCAGAAGACTTAGCTTCCCAGGGCCCCACCAGAAACCAGACACCCGACTTCTCAGCCATGCTGTCAGCCCACGGCCACGGACAGTCTCCAGGAGCCTCTAAGCTGTCGTAGCCTtgacacaaagaagaaataagtcTTCCTCTGCCCCAGGTGCTCTGAAAGTTAGAAGTTGTTGGAGCAGAGCATTCGTGGTCTTCCATGGCAGGGGAAAAAATTCAGCGGAGGGAGTGACTTACTGGCTTTCTTTGGGTTGGCTCCTGTAGGGAAGGACTTTGCTTGGGCCCCCAGATTCTGTGGTTGATGTTGGGAGCACAGAAGTCACAGAAGAAATCTTTCTGGAGTACCTGTCCTCCCTGGGGGAGTCTCTGTTCCGGTGAGTGGAGAACAGGGGTAGTGGGTCGTCGtgtctgtctcccccactagATAATTGGCCCCCAGACGGCAGCCACCAGGTCATTTCCCCCAGAGCACTCAACCCAAGGTCTGGCCCAGTATTTGCTGAACAAGTAGGATGGGAAAGGGGTTACTTTCCACAAAAAGAGCTCAGCACTGCCTCCAAGGCCACTGTTCCATCCAGCACACCTACTGCTGAAACTTTGAGGGAAGGAAGGGCTATTTATTCCTTCTGATTAAAAGCAGCTGCTGCTAGTTCAGCACCTGCTGCTCTCAACCAAGTATTTTGTCCTGAAAATCAGAAACAGGGTTTGTAGAGAGGTTGGGATGAAATATACTGGAGCAGGTTTTCTCTTACTGAAGCTTGAGTCAGTTTCAAGTGTTAAAATTCTAACCCCGGAGCTCGGCTTTTGTGAATGTAAATATTCTCCTGAAATGGAGGAGccatatgttttatatgtttttatttcattcttccctTAAAATGCCCAGAGTGACAAACCAAGCTCTGCTTTGGGAGTGTAGGAGAGGCATTCCCCATCCTTAGATTCAGCTGTGCTCACCATCCCATTACCTGATTTCGGTTTCATGTACGCACTTACTGACTTTTATATCTGTGTCCCAAACCTTTCTCATAATGTACAGAAGTGAGGCCTACAACATCTTTGAGAACAACTGTAACACCTTCAGCAACGAAGTGGCACAGTTCCTAACCGGGCGGAAGATCCCTTCTTACATCACTGACCTTCCCTCTGAAATTCTCTCCACGTAAGTggcctctgtctctgcctctgccttTGAAATCCCCACTCACAGACAAGGTCTCTCCTCTGGCCCACATCCGCCTCCTTCCCCatcaccgcccccccacccccaccccgatctCGGCAGAATCCTGCCAGGCTGGGTGGGGTGTCATGATGGCAGCTTCTACCATGGAAGGCCACCATTCTTTCTGCTCTCAGAGGCTCACCTGTGTTACCTTCACCCTCCTACTCTACCCTGTACCAACTCTACCCTGGCCTGCGTGCAACTGCAGAATTTAGAAACCCACTTGACGCCGGCCCCAGTGTTTGTACAGAATCCTGGCATCTGTCTTTCCCATTGCACATGAAGCTTGCCACTCCCCAGAAGTGCCCGGTTAAAAGGCAGTTTAGATGGACGAGCAGAGAGTAAGTCGGAGAATTAGTCAGGGGACTTGTTTGGAAACTGTCAGTCTGTCTTCCCTTGCACCTTGAGCTCTTTGACATCCTCAAAGACAACCTCCCAGGCAGCCTCATACCTCGTAGCACATAGACAGCCCTCAGTAGGTGTTTTCTTCAGAAGCACTCTGGAGCCCCTCCCACCCTGATGTGGTCCGAGCTTTGTGGGCCGTCACCCAGGCAGCGTCCTTTCAGGGGACACACGCACCCTCTGTGCCACCTCACCCCGCCCTCCCGTTGCATTTAGGCAGCCTCTGCCCCCTGCAGGAGCAGGCCCCTTTCCTGACTGACTCTGAACTGAGGACCTGTCCAGCAGATCCTGACAGGTTTGGCAGGCTCAGCAAGGTGAGCTATCCTTCACACCTGGGTCAGAACCTCTCAGGAAACAAGGCTGTTGTCAGTGTCTAGCCAGCGAGGAGAGCCCCACGTCCCTGGCCCTGCCTTTCTACTCCTTAGTGGGCGTGTTAAACCCCACGGCAGGATCTAGGTCATGGGCCCTGAGTAGCTGGAGTGTTCTCGCTGTTATTATTTGATGCATGGAGTTCCTGGACTTGTCTGAATTAGGCTTACTATTTCTTGGTTTCCTCTGTTTATGCTTTAGAATATTTCACTTCCTTTGAATTCAGGGATGGTTTTCAAAAATGGCAGTAGCCaccgaaggaaaaaaaaaagccaataacTGAGATATTTTGCGGGCAACCCAATTTAAAGTTGTAGTAATCTTGGAaagtctctttttttatttttggctgtgccacacagcatgtgggatcttagttccccaaccagggatcgaacccacatcccctgcattggaaacagggggtcttaaccactggaccacctgggaagtcctggagAGTGTCTGAGACTACAGTATCTGCAGTCTTTTTTCCAGCTGAGCTGCTCTCAGAGCACACGGGGCAGTGGCATCGGCACCTTCTGACAACCTGCACCTGCCGTTTTTCCTGAATACTGCCAATACTCCCCCAGAAGACCCCAGTTCCCCCCAAATCCAACTGTGTGCCATCTTCACTTCtgactttttcatttcctttttctttcacctcagcttcctcacttAAAACTTTATCTTCTTATGCCATGAGAAAATACAagtgcaggaggcacagaaaACTCTGTACTGTATGTGGCCAGCCTGTTCAAACCACAGCTAACCGGCATGCAGAGGCGAAGGCAGTACGATGGTAGCGTTAACCGAGGAGGGGACCCCAGGAGTGAAAATGCAGAGCGACTGTGTAGAGATCCCCTCTGGGAAAAAGGATGTGGGGGGCTCAGTGAGAAAATGAAGTGAGGCAATAGAGAACTCTTCCCAGGCGTGGCAGTCCTGCTGCACACACGGGCAGAGCTGAGCATGGTGGCCAGCCGTGCTGGTCTGCATCCGGGAGCCCACCCCAGCGCCCatgtctcttctcttcacaggCCCTTCGGACAGGCCCTGAGGCCCTTCCTGGACTCCATTGCGATCCAGCCTCCCGGAGGGAGCCCAGTGGGCCGACCCAACGGCCAGAGCTAACCGGACTGCATGGGACCGCCCTGCCTCACCAgggcttttcctttttaaacaaaacaaaccctaccagatttctattttataattttacatcaGAGCTAACAACCAGGGGACGGCTTTTTAAATT includes:
- the DESI1 gene encoding desumoylating isopeptidase 1, with translation MEPPNLYPVKLYVYDLSKGLARRLSPIMLGKQLEGIWHTSIVVHKDEFFFGSGGISSCPPGRTLLGPPDSVVDVGSTEVTEEIFLEYLSSLGESLFRSEAYNIFENNCNTFSNEVAQFLTGRKIPSYITDLPSEILSTPFGQALRPFLDSIAIQPPGGSPVGRPNGQS